In Quercus robur chromosome 11, dhQueRobu3.1, whole genome shotgun sequence, the sequence ACTGTTGTGCTTTTGTGAAATTGTTTTTCGTGGTCAAATACCACTGGATAGTAGGGATTTCTTGCAACTGTCAAACATGTAGATGTTTTAAAACTGTCCTGTATGTATCATATATCTTCAAAGTAAATTTTCCTTGGCAGTGCTTTTAAATGAACATGAGACAAGTTTATCATGTTATATAAAGATTTGATTTTGTTGGTATACTCATATACTTTTAATTAGAAAGTGATTTTAATGTTCAATCATCAACTTATGTCCTTAGGAATAGCCTTAACTTGAGAGCTGTCCAGATTACCTTGAACACTGACTTCATTTCACTGCAGCACTTGGATTCTGAACCACCGAAAACTGAAAGGCCTGGAGAGATGGTTGCATACTATAAAATTGCTCGTAAGGATATTTTGCTCCTTCTTTGATAACTTCTATAAACTTCACTGCTTATGTACTTGCTTATTTTTAGGTCATTACAAATGGGCATTGGATGAATTGTTCTATAAGCATAACTTAAGCCGAGTAATCATACTTGAAGGTGAAACAttgttgctttattttttttctttcacttctTATAATATTCCTTTAAGTTTGTGGAACAAGTGTATACTGATAAAATAATATCTCTGTGCATAGATGATATGGAAATTGCACCCGACTTTTTTGATTACTTTGAGGCTGCAGCAGCACTCCTCGACAAGGATAAGTACTGTCTTCTGGGAGAACTCAAAACTTTTAAATGATGGATATCATTTTATTTGAGTTATACTTCCAAAATtgatttttatcatgtttttgattttgaaccATGCTAGGTCCATAATGGCCGTTTCCTCATGGAACGACAATGGACAAAAGCAGTTTGTGCATGATCCTTGTAAGTTCTTTTCATCCCCCTTTTAGTATCATTCATTGATTAGACATTTTATTTGCtaatgtttaaataatattttgataattattgaAACAGAACTTTCCTGTACTTTTGTTTGCCTGATCTGCTATTTGATGTGCTCTGCAGATGCACTCTATCGTTCAAATTTCTTTCCTGGACTTGGGTGGATGCTGACTAGATCTATATGGGATGAGCTGTCTCCAAAATGGCCTAAGGCATATCCTTGttttaatttacttttgtgCTTGGATCTAACTATCCATACATATTGATGCGTCtctgtttaaaattttctttaacaaaaCCTTACTTACTGGGATGACTGGTTGAGGTTAAAAGAGAATCACAAAGGTCGACAATTTATTCGTCCAGAAGTGTGCAGAACCTACAATTTTGGTGAGCATGTATGTATTGATTTATgtgttaaggtttttattttttatttatttattattattattattattatttggtttttaGGTTTTCATTATCCCCCACCTGAGGTTTGCTGGTAATGCAAGCATGTATTGGAATATTTAGTCAGTGAATGTCTATTATTATATGTGCATGCAGTCAAATACTTGAAATTTATCAGTGATGCCACCAAATCTTCTTAGACAGTTAAAATTGTTCCTTGCAACAGCAAATATTCAGGAAATTAACGTAGTGAATTAAATGTGTGTGTTTACATTGGACAATTCAACCTGGTTATATGCagtcaacaaatttttttaatggataatATACTGTTAGATGTCTACTTCTTTTGAATCTTTATTTGAAAATCACCCATTTTCAGAATTTTGAAGTACCATTTAAAGTTTGATGCTAAATGCTGTGCTGATTTTTGTTGTTTCACTGAGGAATATTAGTGACTTAACTCAGTGATTAAAGTAAACCTAGAGTGCATGCAGCcatgccaatgagctctagttcaaatggcacctccttcccttgtaagagcaaggtcTAGGGTGAGGTCTTGGGTCCAAAACCCTCTGAGTGCATAACTTAACCATTGAAAAAATGTGGATGTAGCTGTCTTTATCAATGTGGATTTATTATGGATTTCTTTTGAAGTCTTTACGTGATTTCTTGTAGGGTTCTAGCATGGGGCAGTTTTTTAAACAATACCTTGAGCCAATTAAGCTTAATGATGTCCAGGTTAGCACCAATTTCTCTCTGATTATTCTGTCTTGTTTGATTTAGTACTCgtttcttttacattttaaattttaaagattcttccttttctttccaaAAGGTTGACTGGAAGTCCATGGATTTGAGCTACTTGATGGAGGTAAAATATATCTTAGTTCTTTTTGAAGTGACTGCAGCCTTTGTTACATTTATGGTTATATAAAATATCCTCTAATCTTCTTAGGAGAAGTTCACAAAGCACTTTGGTGACATGGTGAAAAAGGCTAAACCTGTCCGCGGAACAGATGTTGTTCTGAAGGCATATAATATAGATGGTGATGTACGAATACAGTACGAAGACCAACCAGAGTTTGAACGCATCGCAAACCAGTTTGGAATTTTTGAAGAGTGGAAGGTAATCCCTCACGGTTATGGCATACATTTCCTTTCATTTAAACTCATATGGGGACTAAAATGTTCGATTTTATTTGAATGTAGTGGATGATATGGTGGATAATTCCTGTTTTGTCCATCGACTTTGTTAGTGCTAGAGCTTTGATTAATAACAGCAGAGTTTTTAAGCTAAATAATTGCATACAATTTCTGTTATCATTGCGCAGAGGAAGTGATGAACTTGGtattcaaaagattttgaaatccTCTTTGGCATTCTTATTATCGAGTGGTTGGATAATTCCTTTTTGCCTAGCTATTATTGTCAGTCTGACTTGTAATGTTTTGGGTCTATTTTGAATGTAGCATTCAATCAAGTGTGTGGTAATGAACCTAATGGTGCTTTTGTTTTCACCTTGACATAAGGAAACAATGAAAAGTTGGAGTTGATCTCACTCTCTCTTACACACTCCAATACTTGCACTAGGAAACTAGCACATTGACAGAATTCTAGCTGAATTATTTTAATCTGGCCTTTTTGGCTTTATGTGTTGTTGCAAATGTGCTTGTATTATCTTTATTTGAAACTGATTTTTCTGCTGCTTTTTCATAAAAGCTTATGCCATGCTTATCTTCTTGCTTTTACTCTATTTTCCAGGATGGTATACCAAGGACAGCATATAAAGGAGTAGTTGTTTTCCGGTACCAAACCTCAAGGCGTGTATTCCTTGTTGGTCCAGATTCCCTCAAGCAGCTTGGTATTGAAGGTGCTTGATGCAAAAACAGGTTAGTGTAGTGACCACTTACACTTCATTATTGTCTTGTAACATCACCAGAACCACCTTCAATATTGGTTGCTTAAAactgttgaaatttttttgagagtAACTTAGTGATGAGTTCTTATTTATTAATTGGCACGAATGATTGTCTCTCATTTAATGGACAGTTTATGGGGAGAGAATATGTTAACTGGATTAGACAACGAGTCCAGGCAAAAGAATTGTTTTCGAAGTAGACGGGGCACTGTTACAATTAGACATACAGCACCATTTACACTAAAGGATCTGGCCCCGAGTTCACAGGTTGAGTTTCTCAACAGCAATACCAACTTCTGTAATTGACACATTTAACAACTTAATGTAGCAGACACATATCTCTGCGCTCGTCAAGGTGGTTATCTCCTGAGGTTTAAACATTTGCAGATGGTCTTAATATATAGGCAAGAAGATGCCATGACTTAAGTGTatactttttcagtttttatttaagcccttttattttctttggtggATAGCCACAATATGAGAATGTAATTCTAATTGTTGATTTGTGGCATCAGATGTACTTGTTGACACATTGCAGTTTTGATATCAAATGAACCTCACCACGATAGATTCACAAAGGGTTATACTTTATGCACCACCATATTAAATAGGACGAGGCTTTCGAGTCAAGACTCAAGACTAAGGAGAGCTCTTTATGGATCTCATACGAAAATTCCTGAAATTGTAGGATTTGGCAATtagtagccaaaaaaaaaagaaaaaaaaaaaaagagagtaatactagaaatatcacaaattgaAGTGTAAACTTTTAAACTCAAgaccaactatatatatatatatatacatatttgatGTGATATTGGTACAAATCATATTCATTATCACTTGGGTTTATTAgtggttttaaaatttttcactctatcaaaaaaaaataaaaaataaaaactttaatgCATCCAATCAGAAGTCAGAACTCACTACTTGCAAGTTGCAAGGGTGTTTCAAACGCTAGcgtgctttattattattacttgtATTTCAAGGTTTTCCCGAAAGTCAGAGAAGTACTATATAAATTGTAGGATCATCACATTAATTTAACTAGTTGCAGACTCATACGATGTgtagaaataaataattaattattttgtaacttataatataatgtataattttttttttctttaaaatttgttgaaaacaATTTGctctttctaaaatttaaaatatttctatTCGATCAAATTAGGTCTACTTTGGTCTCATTCCGTCCAATTTGGTTCACTTGGTTAATTTCGGTCCCCTTCGATTCATTTTGGATTGATTGAGctttaaattgattctttttaaaggttgtttttatatgttgtcttttcaagtttagctcaaaaattattattttttccataattttttagttgaaaaatatgaaattttattatatttgagctaaattctttagttttgaattaaaaaaatacaaacaaaatagacattaaaaattagaaatatgagtcctaaaatgcaataaaaatgatatatatttaaaagtccaattcggtccactATGTCCTCTTCCGTCCACTTCAATTTTATTAGGACCACTTTGGTCCACATTTGGTCCTCTTTGGTCTTATTCGATTCATTCTGTCCACattggttctattcggtccaccTCGGTCCAATTTAGTCCAATTTGTTCCTATTCGGTCCTTATGTCTACTTTAATCCTAATCAGTCCATTCGTTCTTATTCGGTCCCCTTCGATCCTATTCTGTCTACTTCGGACTTATTCAGTCCATGTCAGTCCAAATTGTTCCCATTCAGTCTTATTCTGtcaattcggtccactttgctgcatttggtccaatttggttcatttcggtccaatttggtccatttttgTGGAGTTACGTATAGGGAAAAGACATGTTTGGGTTGAGAAAAcctattttaaatctaaatttattaaaaaatacatagatttcaaattcataatatctaaaattttaatcataatatttattattgctatACAGTTGTTGAGCCACATTAATGTAGCATTTCAAATCATTTTGGTTTGgctaaatttaagtgaaagtctTTCTAAACATGAAGGCTATGAATATAATCTAATCTTTAAGGCAGTTACTCATTTGTTTTAAAGTCATTACTTTcaagcaacacacacacacacatatatatgtttgtatgatttttgtttaaataaatttatactgaatatgataatcaaaactcataagAACTTGTACTGAATATATATTGTTGGAACACTTCCCGCATTAAGCAGTTTTTttccgctttggggagccaatCTCTCACGGTTTTGTCACGAAGGGATGGGAGCTCAGGATTTTCACCCTTTGGGCTTGACACCCGAGTCCCACATCGCCTAAGTAACCCTCCCACTCATGGTTTATATGCTTCTAGAGCGaccatgagtgtaccactactcaGCACATCccacatatataatttattctttaaattttattgtacataattttttctccctaaaaattaaataatttcgaTCAAAAGCTAATTTCCATCactctatttttacaaatatataatttaataatatatatatatatatatttatataaatatatatatatatatatatatattttttatgttttttattgatattattcttttttgaaatgatCCACATTTTTCTAACTATTGttattatacattatattttcCCAGTTTCTTTTagtatccgtttggatacaCGTCCACGTCCACGTTTTCAGCTCTAGCGcgttttcaacatttttttttttttttttggtttcagcCACAATTGTTGACCAATTCTCCCGTGAATAGTGCgtccatgcactgttcatgggactcaaaaatttcacttttcagcaattttttcattgaaaatgggtcccacgacactattcacacatttaaaaattattttactatagtgttttcagttttcagtttcagcaaaataagttctatccaaacagacctttagtacaattaaaatttttaagtttcaaagttattattcaaattctaattctcttaaggagattatcatgataaccaaaacttattatataattacaattgatattactcaaataattaatAGTACTCTCAACCCAAAGTTGTATTTTTCCATTCTTAAGTAGGTACACCAAATTGGATTAAAGTGATTAGAAATAGACCAAATGGATCAAATAAATCAAAGTGGATtgaatggaccgaattggacaGAAGTGGACCAAACAGGACCGGAGAAgaccaaatggaccaaaattgAGAGAAGTGATTCAAATGGACGGAACGGGACCGAATAGACCAAAGCTTTCTGAATTGACCAAAGTATACTGAAATGACTGACGTGGACTAAAGTAGACCGAATTAGACCAAATAGATGAAGTGGACTGAAACAGACCAAAATGGATTGAATGTCTATATGTAATTAGCATAGTCAAGaatgtgttttgatataaactcatattcttacttccaaaataaccaagtattaactcaaacaaaaatcaaaccgaaattataagagaaatagAGATACTACTTGTAATGGGgaactaaaaaaatacaaaaacaaaaagtatggacccaaaataaagttttaaaaatcacaatgatCCATCACTATAAAGTAGAGTcgcaagaaagaataaaaaatcgagagagagagagagagagagagagagagagagagagagagagagagagagagagagagagagagagagagagagagagaataatatgaaaaattatagaaaataatatgagaagaaaaataagaaataaaataataaacactaaattactCAGGTCATGTtatattatgtaataaaataatattatattcttttatGCTATAATACCTCACCACGATAGATTCACGAAGGGTTATAATTTATGAACCACCATATTAAAAAGGATGAGGCTTTAAAGTCAAGATTAAAGAGAGCTCTTTATGAATCTCATAAGGAAATTCCTGAAATTGTAGGATTTGACAATTagcacaaaaatataataaaaaaaatgtttttttttttttttttttgagtttcaacctatagttTTGACTCCTAATGATTGCGAAGAAAAAAGAGTTATGTTagggatattacaaattttattattatattaatcttTCAAAATCATgtgtaaaattttaaacatttgaCAAATTAATAActaagttattttattattcttttttatttatttaaattattatgttgttgatgtggcactaattatatttattataacatgagctcataaatcttttatttattttacagtAAATTTGATAGTACTtataactctcttttttttcacataatttCTCAAGCTgggaaatattttataatcccatgaaatttttgataaatagaGTAATTTTGGACTTCTAGTACCACAACCAATTCCATACTCGTTTTTACAACTACCCTGTTCAATGACATACATATATGTGCTGTGGTCAAAAGCCTTCGCCCTACTTGCAAGGGTGTTGTAATTAAACTCAGCCGTACAATCTTTCTCTCTAGATTTTCCCAAGAGTGTGACATGTACCCCAGATAAGTTCTAGGTCAAAGTTTTTTAATTCTAACactgtgtttttctttttccttttttggcaATGAGtgcaaatataattttctaaaatgCGAAAAGTTTAGAAAGTAAAAAATCACCACatagaacaaaaaagaaaaccatcaAAAGATCTTCTAAACATATTGAGGTGCCAAGGATGCCAAGTCTATTGTTCGTCTCTTTCCCTATAGTTTCCCTTCTAGACAGAATAGCACTAGTATGGACTTGtatcaagaaaacaaaaaaaagaagaacaggtatgtatttttttaactttttaatggactataatttattttcatttatgatTTATCGTTTAGTAAAAGTGTTGAAGAATGTCCAAGGGTCTTGTAGCTTAGTGACATTACCAGCTTCTTCTTGAAAGAGAATCTTGATTCAAAACCTCCTCCCTGCTTATTCATGAAACTAAGATCATTTTTCATGGGCTAGATACCTCCCTTAGTCATTTTCAACCAAAACAGAATTTTTGTAGTTGTATAGTTATAAATATGAGTAATTtaagtgtgtatgtgtgtgaagatattttattttgggagtTGCTCTTGTGGGGTTCTAAAGACTTTCCATCTTCTAAAGAAAATGGTTATCGAATTTGTTAAACTTGTTATTCTCCTCTTAAATTTATGTTAtctcaattaatttttcatataattttatatcaaaatatgGAGTTCATTATAGCCTATAAATGGAAAGTTCATAATGATTAGTTCATATCTATCTTAGAGCATTTCTATTAgcttcttaaaaaatatatgcattTTGTACTATTaaaacacattttatttattttatattgccACTTTAAAAACACACCCAAcatcccattttttattttaaaattcatcACACTAaagtaatatattttctttttctcccacatacttttttattgttattttcttcttctcagaCAAATCAAAGGAGAGagtataaaatattagttttcaCAAAAATACACAACACTACAGTAATCTTTAAAAGTAAAGAATGCAATAGCAACACCTATATAgagttttagtgtttttttgtttgtattatccaatgggaatgctctaaggTTTTGgaacaatcagtaatttaacataGTATCAGAGCAAGAGATTTTGAGTTCGATCCCTGTCTTCACTCTAtttcccatttaaaatgttaaattcccaCTTGTTGGGCCTCCACTTATTAAGGAGAAGTTTAGGCCTACAAGTGAGGGaggtgttagaattatggttaagtgattaaactcACAATTTCTTAATAGATTAAGTTTTggggacaatcggtaatttaacactTGTAactcatactttttttttctcttttttctttttttaattttaaattgcaGTGAAAACTTCAATAGTAAAGTTGATCATGGAAAATGAGTCACATTCTCACATAGCAGATGAAAATTGCTCTTTGGGTCAAGATGTCATCTTGGAAATATTAGCAAGATTGCCAGCAGAAAGCCTTCTCCAATGTGAGAGGGTTTGCAAAAGTTGGTTTAGAATGATTCATGATCCAAACTTCGTACACAAATTTAAGCAAGTATTCATCATTGGAAAATTTCATCGGCTTCaatatttagttttgaatgtCAACAATGGCAATTGGACAGGTAAAGTATTAGAAAATTCCTGGTGCACATTTTTCCGAATTGAAGATGCCTATAATGGGCTGATACTTCACAAAACTACAAATTATAGCAATCTCCACGTCTATAATAATAGCAATGACAAGATGACCACCATCCCTCTTGTGCCACTAACGAGTTCAAGAAACTACTATTCATTGGTACATGATGTTTCCATCCAAAAGTACAAGGTCGTTTGCTTTTGTTTGCGTAATAATATTGTGAAGTGCTATATATATGTTCTGGATAGTAATGATGAAGAAGTAAATGAAGCTCCTACTTGGAGGGAATTGAGCTTTTCTTTCCTCGTAAACTTTCCAACTCGTCCCACAATAGACTTCGATAGAGTTCTGTGTAATGGAGCTTTGAATTGGATTTCAAAAACTGAAACAGATCTGATGGCATATGTATCATCATTAGACATATCAAGTGAGAAGCTTGGGAAAAGAATTGAGTTGCCATCGAAACCCAGCTTGTGCAACATGACAATATTCTTCAATTGCAAGTTATTAGCTTTCAATGGATTTCTTTGTTATGCTAATCCAAGTTCCAAGGATAGGTTTGATTTTTGGGTCTTGAAGGGTTGGGATAAACTTAAACCTATTTGGATCAAGCAATATACGTTACGCCTTTCATCGATGATCTGCAAGCCAGCAGGTTTGAAGAGTTTCGTTCATGATAATTTCTTTCCTCTTGCAATATACCATAGTGTGCACTCTTATTCAGTTGAAATCATGATACAGTTTTGCCGCAAGTTGTTTGTATACAACGTGAAGAGCAAAGAGTTGAGGAGTATTGAGGTTATCGAAGAAGAATCAGTGGATGCATGCTCCCTTCGTCATTTTATCATcacactaaaataatatattttctttttctcccacGTACTTTTTTagtgttattttcttcttctcagaCAAATCAAAGGAGAGagtataaaatattagttttcaCAAAGATACACAACACTAGAGTAATCTTTAAAAGTAAAGAATGCAATAGCAACACCTATATAgagttttagtgtttttttgtttgtattatccaatgggaatgctctaaggTATTAAGTGATAACCCATGACTAATGTCATTATTTGTATTGCATCATGTTTCTGGTTCTATCACTCCCCCTTGCCCCATTATgcctaaaaaaataagaataaaaacctacttttttgCCTTCATTTTAACTAATCAAAgttcttatttcttttattaataaattttttaaaatttggtgGGAAACATAGCAAAAGGGTATTATAAGAAAGGTAGtcaacataattaaaattggttCCTTGTTATTAGAATTATGCTTAAGTGATTAAACTCACAATTTCCTAATAACTTAAGCTTTTGGAACCatcagtaatttaacatggtattagagcaggaAATCTTGAGTTTGATCCTTGTCTTAACTATAtttcccatttaaaatgttaaattctcACTTGTTGGGCCTCCACTTATTAATTTAAATCCATAAGTGAGGAGGGTGTTAGAatattatggttaagtgattaaactcACAATTTCTTAATAGCTTAAGTTTTttggacaatcggtaatttaacactTGTAACtcatacttttaaaaaaaaaaaaatttaaattgcaGTGAAAACTTCAATAGTAAAGTTGATCATGGAAAATGAATCACATTCTCACATAGCAAATGAAAATTGCTCTTTGGGTCAAGATGTCATCTTGGAAATATTAGCAAGATTGCCAGCAGAAAGCCTTATCCAATGTGAGAGGGTTTGCAAAAGTTGGTTTAGAATGATTCATGATCCAAACTTTCGTCCACAAATTTAAGCAAGTATTCATCATTAGAAAATTTCATCGGCTTCaatatttagttttgaatgtCAACAATGGCAATTGGACAGGTAAAGTATTAGAAAATTCCTGGTGCACATTTTTTCGAATTGAAGATGCCTATAATGGGCTGATACTTCACAAATCTACAAATTATAGCAATCTCCACGTCTATAATAATAGCAATGACCAGATGACCACCATCCCTCTTGTGCCACTAACGAGTTCAAGAAACTACTATTCATTGGTACATGATGTTTCCATCCAAAAGTACAAGGTCGTTTGCTTTTGTTTGCGTAATAATATTGTGAAGTGCTATATATATGTTCTGGATAGTAATGATGATGAAGTAAATGAAGCTCCTACTTGGAGGGAATTGAGCTTTTCTTTCCTAGTAAACTTTCCAACTTATCCCACAGTAGACTTTGATAGAGTTGTGTGTAATGGGGCTCTGAATTGGATTTCAAAAACTGAAACAGATCTGATGGCATATGTATCAACGATAGACATATCAAGTGAGAAGCTTGGGAAAAGAATTGAGTTGCCGTCTAAACCCAGCTTGTGCAACATGACAATATTCTTCAATTGCAAGTTATTAGCTTTCAATGGATTTCTTTGTTATGCTAGTCCAAGTTCCAAGgatagatttgatttttggatCTTGAAGGGTTGGGATAAACTTAAACCTATTTGGATCAAGCAATATACATTACGCCTTTCATCGATGACCTGCAAGCCAACAAGTTTGAAGAGTTTCGTTCATGATAAGTTCTTACCTCTTGCAATATACCATAGTGCGCACTCTTATTCAGTTGAAATCATGATACAGTTTTGCCACAAGTTGTTTGTATACAACGTGAAGAGGAAAGAGTTGAGGAGTATTGAGGTTATCGAAGAAGAATCAGTGGATGCATGCTCCCTTCGTCATTTTTCAAAGTTCACTTTTATCAATAGATCTTTTGGCAGTTTGTTGGATCTTGGAACtaattattacttattaaaGATGTGTGTTAAGATAAATATTTGGATCACTGAGCACCCTTGACGTGATGGTCACTCTATAAATATTAAGTGCTTGTAAATTGTGAGAGGAAGGATTaagattcaagtctctaggagggagattcacacacatatacacttagattaggttagagtataatttttatcttgtataaatatatgtgtgtatatatatatatatatatataaatatttggatttcaatttattagttctttttttcatcctcaATTTTGGGCTATTTTCTTATTAAGAATGTAATTAAAACATGGAGATCATGTCTTATTACTAGCTATATATGTTCACTTTTATTAATAGACCTGTCCattgaaattaataattatgttatTAGTTATCCTAATTGGTATCCAATGGCATTTCACAAATTTGACCTAGTCCCATGCTACATGCTTGATTGTTGTATGTATATAGGAGAAGAATGAGCAACCATAACTTGAATGGTTGCAAAAACACAATGGGAAACTAATTAAGTTAGAGAGTACCTTTTTCACTCCTATATTTTGCTTCTTGGTATGCTCAGAGAGCATCTTGTAGATCTAATGGCCAACCTGCATGGTCTAATGGCTGAAGTCCCACCATACCTCATCTTAAGTGCTTTCCACATCTCTAGAGGCATTTGATACTCCTCCAACGTCTCACCAATCACATCATTGTGCATGTATTGCATAATATTGTAAAGTGTGTGCACTGATTTTTCTTAAGCCAACTCTCGAAGGCAATAAAATCATGATGAAGTTGTTCGATCGATATCGCCTTGATTAGGGTCAGCTAATTAATGGGTTAGTGTCTTCAAGACCTCGATCGTGTTCATTTAGGACATCTTGGATCTAATGATGCTAGATTTCATAATCATTCCCATCCAATTTATTTCCCATATTCAAATTAACAAGGATGCCTTTTGAAGCCATATAAGATATAACTACAAAAATTGTGTAAGTAATATTATACACATGTTCTAAAAAAGATTTGCAACATcaatctaaattaaattaaataatttatccCTTACTAGCTTGTAACTCATGCATGCACATAgatgcatttaaaaattaataaacatggtttttttatcataaaaatatatataatttgt encodes:
- the LOC126705873 gene encoding alpha-1,3-mannosyl-glycoprotein 2-beta-N-acetylglucosaminyltransferase isoform X1 — protein: MANMVFCDYRFLLVVAAVAFIYIQMRLFATQTEYADRLAAAVEEENHCTTQMRLLIDQISMQQGRIVALEEERKRREQECAQLKGLVEELERKGLQRLTDKVQVPVAAVVIMACNRADYLERTINSVLKYQSSVALKYPVFVSQDGSHPDVKRKALSYDQLTYMQHLDSEPPKTERPGEMVAYYKIARHYKWALDELFYKHNLSRVIILEDDMEIAPDFFDYFEAAAALLDKDKSIMAVSSWNDNGQKQFVHDPYALYRSNFFPGLGWMLTRSIWDELSPKWPKAYWDDWLRLKENHKGRQFIRPEVCRTYNFGEHGSSMGQFFKQYLEPIKLNDVQVDWKSMDLSYLMEEKFTKHFGDMVKKAKPVRGTDVVLKAYNIDGDVRIQYEDQPEFERIANQFGIFEEWKDGIPRTAYKGVVVFRYQTSRRVFLVGPDSLKQLGIEGA
- the LOC126705873 gene encoding alpha-1,3-mannosyl-glycoprotein 2-beta-N-acetylglucosaminyltransferase isoform X2, coding for MANMVFCDYRFLLVVAAVAFIYIQMRLFATQTEYADRLAAAVEEENHCTTQMRLLIDQISMQQGRIVALEEERKRREQECAQLKGLVEELERKGLQRLTDKVPVAAVVIMACNRADYLERTINSVLKYQSSVALKYPVFVSQDGSHPDVKRKALSYDQLTYMQHLDSEPPKTERPGEMVAYYKIARHYKWALDELFYKHNLSRVIILEDDMEIAPDFFDYFEAAAALLDKDKSIMAVSSWNDNGQKQFVHDPYALYRSNFFPGLGWMLTRSIWDELSPKWPKAYWDDWLRLKENHKGRQFIRPEVCRTYNFGEHGSSMGQFFKQYLEPIKLNDVQVDWKSMDLSYLMEEKFTKHFGDMVKKAKPVRGTDVVLKAYNIDGDVRIQYEDQPEFERIANQFGIFEEWKDGIPRTAYKGVVVFRYQTSRRVFLVGPDSLKQLGIEGA
- the LOC126705276 gene encoding putative F-box protein At3g10430, with the protein product MENESHSHIADENCSLGQDVILEILARLPAESLLQCERVCKSWFRMIHDPNFVHKFKQVFIIGKFHRLQYLVLNVNNGNWTGKVLENSWCTFFRIEDAYNGLILHKTTNYSNLHVYNNSNDKMTTIPLVPLTSSRNYYSLVHDVSIQKYKVVCFCLRNNIVKCYIYVLDSNDEEVNEAPTWRELSFSFLVNFPTRPTIDFDRVLCNGALNWISKTETDLMAYVSSLDISSEKLGKRIELPSKPSLCNMTIFFNCKLLAFNGFLCYANPSSKDRFDFWVLKGWDKLKPIWIKQYTLRLSSMICKPAGLKSFVHDNFFPLAIYHSVHSYSVEIMIQFCRKLFVYNVKSKELRSIEVIEEESVDACSLRHFIITLK